A stretch of DNA from Lotus japonicus ecotype B-129 chromosome 4, LjGifu_v1.2:
CCGGcccattcaaatgaatgaacaatatttaaaatattgtagAGAAGAAATAGGAGAATATCTCAATAAGGGTCTGATTCGCCCCTCCAAATCTCCCTGGAGTTGTACAGGGTTTTATGTCATGAATGCTTCTGAATTAGAAAGAGGAGCTCCTAGACTAGTCATAAATTACAAACCCTTAAATAAAGTATTACAATGGATAAGATACCCATTACCTAATAAGACAGATCTCATTAAAAGATTACACAAAGCaacaatattctcaaaatttgacATGAAATCAGGATATTATCAAATTTCAGTAAGGGAGGAGGACAGATATAAGACTGCATTTGTCGTCCTTTTTGGTCATTTTGAGTGGAATGTCATGCCACAAGGCTTGAAAAATGCGCCTAGTGAGTACcaaaacatcatgaatgataTTTTTTATCCATATATGGATTTCACCATTGTATATCTAGATGATGTCTTAATATTCTCGAAAGGTATAGATCAGCACgttcaacatttagaaaaatttatagaaatcattaagaaaaatggattagtagtttcagcaaaaaagatgaaaatctttgaaaCTAAAACTAGATTTTTAGGTTATGAAATTCATCAAGGGCAAATTACCCCAATACAAAGATCATTAGAATTTGCAAAAAATTTTCCAGACGAATTAAAAGAGAGAACTCAATTACAGAGATTTCTAGGCTGTGTAGCAGATTTTATCCCCAACATAAGGATAATTTGTGCCCCTTTGTTCAAAAGACTTAGGAAAAACTCCCCGCCATGGTCTGAGGAAATGAGCCATAGCGTTAGGGAAGTCAAGAAATTAGTTCGAAGCCTACCTTGTTTAGGAATACCAGATCCAGATGCCTCATTAATTATAGAAACAGATGCATCAGAATTAGGATATGGTGGGATACTTAAACAGGTAAAACCCCAGACTTCAAAAGAGCAAATTGTTAGGTACCATTCGGGAATTTGGCACCCAGCTCAACAAAAGTATTCCACAATCAAAAAAGAAATTCTGTCAATAGTTCTATGtgttcaaaaatttcaagatgatgtttttaacaaaagattcttgataaaaactgattgcaaagcagcaccttcagttttacaaaaggatgttcaaaatctagtttcaaaacatatttttgctagatggcaatctttactttcctgctttgattttgaaataactcaTATCAAAGGAGATAATAACTCCCTTCCAGATTTTCTAACAAGAGAATTTTTACAGGGAAAAAATGAGTGATACAAAACCCAAATCAAAGGATCAATATGGACCCCCACTGGGTtcatcagcatcatcatcatcaggatCAAAAGCAATAATAGTAACCCCTCTCAAGGTTGCTGGATCTTCAACACCAACCACCCCTTCAAAATCCTCTCAAAAACTCACCACAGCTCAAATTGTCAAAACACCTCCCCAAAAGACTTCATTAGTCCCATTAACCAATAAATATACAGTATTAGCTCAAAACCCCTCAAAATCCTCTGTCAAAACCGAGCAAACCGAATATCTGGAAAAGCCAGATCGGGAGCCATCCCTCATTATAGGGCCTTGCTGCTTTCGTTCGCTCACTAGGGCCTCGCTGCCCTCGACGACGTCGCTGATCGAAACTCCCTCGCCACCAGCATGGCACCTGCTGCCCTCCTGCAAACTTGGTTATCGGCTTTCTTCTCGCCACTTGTCCGCTACTCCCTCCTTTCTCCTGTGCTTCCCGCTCGCGCTTAAGCGCATCATCTTCCTCGTCCAGGATATACGCGCTCGCCAGGGCGCGCAATGCTACCATTGAGCGAACCGGTTTCCTACTTAGCTTACTATTCAGCTTTCCAGGCAACAACCCATTCTTGAAAGCCCTCGCACAAGCGTGCGACTCCAATTCCTCGATTCTAACTATACCTCGCCACATATTGCTTTAGAGTTTCTCCATCTAACTGGCGAACGTTGTACAGGTCATCAATCGTGATTTTCCTGAGTTTGCTAGTAGAAAACTGAACAAGAAACTTTGAGGAGAAATCACGGAAGTTTGTGATAGATCCACGAGGCAGAGTCGTGAACCACACCATCGATGTGCCTTTGAACGTTGATGGAAACATTCTGCACTTCACCGTATCCAAAGCTGcgcttatcaccatcttcgtgttgaaatacagaagtTGATCCTTCAGATCCGTCTTTCCGCTGTAAGATTCCAGGACGAGGTTCTGCTTGTTGTCCGGAATCGCTACCTTTCTCACCGCCACTGAAAAAGGCTCGAATTCTGCTACAGCCTCCGCCTCTCGCACTCGTTCGTCCTGTTGCTCATGAGGAAAGTAGTCAAGATGCTCTTGCAAATAGTCATTCAGCTGCCGAATGTTGTCGACGTTGCGGATCAAACGCCGTAATCTCTGCGAGTAATTGTAGGCTGAGGTTACGGTGATCTGTTTTCTGCAAGGATCGGGGAATTCTCCAGAGTTCCATGCTGCGAAGGTGAGGATGGCGTAGAAGGCAGCGGAggcgttggagaaggaggaggaggaggcggtggaggtggaggaggagtcaGTTGCTCAGACTACTCACGGTGAACCTCCTCACGACGCGGTCCTCCCCTCACACGACGCGGTGGTGAACCGCACCTCTGCTTCTGCGTCTCACTGCGTCGACGACGACGAGTTTCCATCGAAAATCAACCGTAAACCAGAAAATCAAACTAAAAACAACTAGAAACCAAGAAATTCCACGAAATTCCGAACTTCTCTCGATCGTTAAAGCAATCCACGTAGTATAGGAATCAAAATTCACTGTTTCCCCACATACGTCGCCAaatgttccagccaagaacatagatatagggtatagtacctagagtgaagggattTCACAagagagagaatctagagataATAATGTGTAACTgcctagagagagaatgtaacctcttagagagagaaaataactgaattgaGAGTTTGTTATTGATCAAATGAGTCAAGAGCCCCTTACATGTGGTAActgctccctatttataggctcggGGCTGGGCCTAGCAAGTTAACTATCCCTACTGGGCAAGTTGGGCCTCGCGGGGGAGGCCCAACCCtggggggctcgcccagtccagattACACAACCCCAATGTCATGGATGCTTGTGCTTTCACATATGTTTCACTTTTGTTTGGGCAAGGTACGTAGGAAGGTTCTACACATGATACTAAGATTTTTATGGAGGGTATGTGGAGACCACCATTGCATTTTCCATATCCTCCTCACGGCACGTAATATTTACAacttataaataaataacattgtTACACTTATGTTTTAACATTCgataatattttattgtttagTTAAATATTATATTGTTGAAAAGGGATGGTCTCATTTTATGTGTTTTCTAGGGCCATACAAAATAAATAGGTATCACCTTCTGCAATTCATAAATGAACCTAGAATAATAGGAAAAGAAGAAGTGCTCAATTATTATCTTTCTAAGTTTTACAATGCGATTGACCGTTCATTTGGTTGTTGCAAAGAAAGTTGGAAGATACTAGGTAATATGCCTTATTATGATTAGAGATTCACAGAAAAATCATTTCATCTTGCATGGTTTTGGATAACTGTAATATAAGAAATGGTAGAAGTGATGAAGAATTTGACGAAAACTATGAAAATAAAGACAATGAAGATGGAGGGGAAAATAGAGTTATCCCGAGTACGTAAAAGTTCCTCACAAATAAAACAAATCAGGGAATGCATTAAAAATATGTTCCTGCCCCAAGTTTAGTTTTTTTCCAATTAAGGAAATTCATGTCTTTTTATTCGTAGGGTAATATGATTATATCGTGACTAGGAATTATGATTTGCATTAACTATATGaatatgttattatataattaatacttGATATGTCTTGACATTATTGTTAGAACATGATAACATTGTTAACGTCTCCTGGACAAACAACACTGTTGGTTTTGGTTTGATAGCGAGAAACAATAGGGGGAGGTGACGACAGCTGGATTGGATGGTCCATTGCCGGTTTCTTCTTCCCTCATGGCAGAGACATTGTGTTTTCGTTGGGCGATGAGTCTAGCTCGCGACTGTTAACAGTTATTTCAGAGTTGGAGTAGTAATATTGGTGGTGCCTCTTATTTTATGTCTATTATTGATGATTGTCGTGTTTTAGTTTCTTATTTTACTCGTTTTCGGGTAACTTTTGTTCGTCTGTTTGGGAACTCAATAGAGGATTACTTTGCCCGGCATGCCGCCACCTATGGTTCTCATGTGTGGGTGGAAGAGGCTCCGGCTGAGGTTGTGTCTTTGCTAGACATTGATGTTTTGGCTTCAATGCCTAttttttgagtttaatggaagctactttaaaaaaaacattgttaAATAATTACGAATTAGTTTAATAACTTTTTTGACAAGCATAATTAATATTAGGATGTTATGTATAACTTTTTTGACGTTAACATCCAACTGTCATTGTGTATTAAATAAAATGTGAGGAAATCTATTAGAGATTCTTaatgtgtgtattttttttttaaattctaacATAAACAAAATATATTTCAGTGTtatttaaaaacagaaaatatttCATTGAAAACTCTAAACTAATCGAAAATAGTAAacataatttcatattttaaatattttaaataataaatagttttttttttaaaatgaaagatatatattattaaaagaaGACCGGTGCAAAAGAAGTAACAGGCTGAGTACAAAGTGCAAGAATCTGAGCAACAAGACCCACCACCAACCTGCCAAATGGCTTCAACGCATCATAAGCAAGAACCTCAaaaaaaccttactaggaaaaaccatTGAGATAAAAACCTAGTATGGAAAAAGAGTACCTCAAGCTTGGGATAGCCACTTTACATCTTTAAACATCAAAATAAAACTCGGTTAAATCCCGACTAAAAAGATCCACTATGCTTAAATTTTCAGCACCACGTGAATTATGATTCAAAAATCAGCAACAGAGCAACCAGCAAACAACAACAgcaaacaacaaacagcaacaacaacatgaAACAGCAccagcagcaacagcaaacaACACTAGcaaacaacaaaacaacaacaacatgaaTATTCCTATCACCCTCCTTCAACCATCGCACCCTTGATTTCTATTGCCAAATTCGTTCCTCCTTACGGTATGCTTTCCATAAAGCCTCCAAAATCTCCCTCTTTTCCTTAGACAAAGTATGCGACCCCCCTGTTCCTCCATAGCCCCCATCACCTCCTGCAATCTATTCTCTAAAGAAACAATTTTTTCTACTCCCCACGCCCCTTTCCCCTTACGCCACTCTCTTATTTTCCCCCTCAACCCCTTTAATTTTtgctgcaaaacataacccGACCAACCTTGATAAACTGCAGACCGCCACCAAGTCTCCACCACCTCATTAAAACCATTCTCATCCACCCAATGATTAAAATAGTGGAAAGGTTTAGGACCAGCATCAGGCACACCAAACAACAAACCCACTGCCCTATGATCAGAAACATTCCAAGCAAAGACAGATTGTGAAAGATTCGAAAATGATAAAATCACCTCATTAGACACCAACCATCTGCCCAATCAACTCCATAAGCCATCATTTCGGCCCGAGAACTAGGTATACTCTCCATTCAGAAGATGTAAATCTGTTAAGTTCCTATTGCGCACAAATTGCTGAAAAACAACATCACCTGCATTGAGCACTCCACCTGAAGAGCGTTCCGATCCCAACATCACAACGTTAAAATCACCACCAAGAAACACCATACCATCATGGCTCAACACATGAACTTTCAAGGCCTCAAAAAATACTCTGCGCTCCAACAAAGTATGTGGTCCATAAACATTCCCCACCAGAACTATATGTGCATAATTTGGTATTTTCAAAGTCAAAAAGATAAAGTTAGTATCTGTCACCACTGACTGAACTTGTATGCTGCTCTCCCTCCACAAAAACATGAGACCACCCGTCGTTTCTACTAACTGAACCTCAACATGACTCGTCTCCATACCTTGCGTCCACTTTTCAATTGTTCTCTTTCGCTGCTCATTTAATTTCGTTTCTTGAAGTAAAAGTAATTCTGGTTTCAAATGCTGAAATGCTTTTTCACAGCCTCCCTCTTCGTAGTCCCACCAAGCCCACACACATTCCAGTTGAGCCAAGGCCCCGACATGTCAATTGAGGTGAGGATGATTTTCACGGATTTGAGCTTCCAAGCCTCTCAACATCAAAGCTTCTGATCCGTGTGGTTTAAGGCCTAACTACTTTCCGATCAACCAAGATCTTTGCGCGCGTGTCGTCACCCCGTCTTCTCCTGTCATTGGCTCTAAGAAATCATGTGGAAAGCTATGAGTTTGTTCTTGCTCCCTTTTAGACGCCCCCGCTGAGAACTTTTCTTGGAGGAATTTGTATTTGCCGAATAAATAGTTtaatcatttaatattatagtCATGCCATTTTCAGTATGTTAtttgtatttaaatattttaatctaTTAATATTATAGTCATGccatttttttgtaattttattaaGTAAAAgtgtttatataaatatatcCAAACATCATTCTCTACTTGAGCACTTATTCATGTTTGCATCCAAATACTAAATAGCTTACTTTGGAGAAGCTTCTCATTTAAGGCTTCACAAAAAGATCTTAAAAAGAAAGAGCTTATAAAGAAGCTCATCCAAACTGGACCTTTCTCTTCCTCCACGCATTTGGAACTTCTTGTTCTAGAAAGCTATTATTCTGACCTCCGAGAGAATTTCTAGTCTCGTGTCTTTTGCCACGTCCTCAGCACGTGTTCTACATTTTTTGCTggcatttattttaatttttctcaaCCCACTAGtgctttcaagcttgaatgccaCTACTTTAAGTGCAAATGCAGCTTTGGTAGTTTTAGGATCCCTTTATCTTTGCATATCATAATGGACAATTATGTAAAGTTCATATGTTAGACTCAAAAATCTCTACTCTTATGTTTTGAGTAATAAGAAAATTCTTGACTAATCTATTATGAAATGCACAAATTTCTCTAAAGATCTTATGTCATGACCTTTCAGGGAACTCAATGTCTATATTATCTATCGTCCAAGAgacaatgaaaaggaaaaaaatgatttatcGTTCATATATCCTATCGTCCTTGAGGCTCACGTATAGTCTGAATCTTAGATCGTCCAAAGATAAATTGACCTGTCAATGAAAAGGATTGCTACACTCAGTTGAAGAAACTGAAGCAAGCCCTAAGTGACAAGTGGCTCGAGGAAAGAGAAGTTATCACGTGAGCTACAAAAAAGCAAGTTGCACAAAGATGAAAGTCCAACGTTGTCATATCAAGTCAAATCAGAAAACTATCTACCAACCCTAAACTTTCACTCAAAAGGGAAATGATCCACTAGTCGAGAAATTCTACCTAACACTTGGATCACCTTTTTGAATATCTTCTCTACAACAAGTAAAATAACGGGAAAGAGCATTCAATGCAAATCTTATGACTGTTTGTACTTTGCAAGAGCATGGACGATCAAGCAACGAGGAGATGTAATTTCCATTTATCTACAAGAAGGAGTATATAAGGAAGACTTAAGTGCTGGAGAAAATAACAATTCTTTCAATCTTCCAAGCATTCAAGCAACAAGCTAAAAAGTCGAAAGTATCTTCTTCATCGAGAATCAGAGCACCTAAGAGTCAAATTCTCTCTTTGAAATACTCTTGAGTCGCTTAGTGCCAAATCTCATACACTTTTAAATGAGTATTTTGTTCTTAATTTTTCTACATCACAGCTTGAGAAGAGATCCAAAGTGGActaggcgagaccccagggtccctcgccaaGGAGACTCAACCTTGGGCATGGGACGCGTCaggaccttgggcctcccttctcGAGGCCCAACTGACCCATTTAGATAGGATaagggcgccaaagcccaactccacctctataaatagagggaataccaattgtaagagacttttagctcatttgggaaataatagcattgaaattcagttacatgttctctctctaagcggttagagtttctctctctaagcattcatatcactttcctcacactttgggtactaccttcccattctatgttctagcacggaacattggcgccgtctgtggggaacggtagatttctattcctgaactacgtggattgtgattcaGAGGAGTGAAGCTCATTTTTCTGAGCGattttttgaagttttcttcgTGGATCGTGATTCAAAGGAGTGAAGCTCGTTTTTCTGAGCgattttttttgaagttttcttcgTGGACCGTGATTGGGAGGAGAGATTCCTTGATTCTGAGTTTTGAAGATCTTTCGTTTGTGCACCTAGATAAACCAGCAAGGCTCGATGGCGAAGGATCGTCTATCACATGGAGAAAGGTTGGAGCGAACACACGATCCGCTGCAACAGCACGATGACCAAGCAAAGTCTTTGTCTTCCTTCTCGAGGGACAAAAGAGGTGTCTCGCAACCGAGGTCGCGGCGGGGAAGGCGCGCTAAAAAGCTAAATTGTAAACAGAAGAGTCGCCACCAATGTTTTTAAAGGGAACACCGGAAAACCCAAAATAATAGTCTACGAACCAAATATTGAGTTCGGGAGTCTATTACGCATGGGGAAGGTGTTAGCACCCCACAACGCCCGTCGTTAGACGGTAGCTAAGATTAATTATGCATGATTTCTTAGCTTTAAAAGGTATTTGTTTTACCATATTTCCTATTACTTTATCTTTTTATTAAAACTATTTACATAGGAACCTtaatggttttttattttagggTGCCTGTCGGGAATTAAATCCCGGCCTACGTATTCTCTGTGAGGAGACATCAAGGCTACGTAGTTTTAactatataaaagagaaaatgttTAGGGTTTTTTAATTGGGTGAAACTCAAGATGCCTAAGCATACGATGAGTACAACAACCTGACTTATTATGAGAAATTATTAAATTGTTTCGGAGTGTTTAGATTAATCCTTATATTTAttaactgaaagaaaatatttttaatttaattttagacCCAAGATACATTAGTATACAATAGGCCGAGTCATACAACACTTGAGAACGACGAGGTCGCATAATCCATGTTGTTGCTCTTTTAAGTGAGACTAATTTAATTTGATACAAGTTATATTAGATATTTTAAAATTGTTGAAGATATAATAGTAAAATTTTGAACAAGTTTGTATTTTTGATTTGGACAAGTATTAGCATTGAATAAGCTCCAAAATATATTCTTCTTTTGCCAAAAAACACACCAGCCGTGGAGCCCAACTAGGATGCAAAAAGAATGAGGATtcatgaaagaaaaaagagaacaagaaacaaagaagaaaaacagGTCTGGGCTAAAGCCCATAACAACAATCAGATATGTTTGTTAAAGAAtttaagagaaaagaaaaggtaaaaacataaaaaaaggaACAAACCATATCCCCTTTTCCCATCAGATTCATTTTCTTCCCTTCTTTTCACGTTCTCCCTCTCTCTTGTTCTCTGTTTctgtttcttgtttcttctggttttatttctttcttcctcattttttttaGAAACCCTAGCGCCGCCGGCCTTCTCCTGGGCGCGCGTGGCTACGGTGGCCGGCGCCGGGTTGACGACACCACGGCCGCAGCCATGGCGGGGGGCTCGTCGAGGTTGATAAGAGTCGCTACAACACCGAAAAAATACACCGCGCTTCGACGCGCGGTCCGGTGGGAGCGACTCGGGTCTTCAAGGGAGAGCCCCATAATGCTTGAATCTGGCCTCTCCGGTGGTGAGTCTGGCAAGGATGAAGCGGATCGGAGCCTCAACACCCACACGACATCGAAACCACCACCTTTCGGTGGTACTCCGGCGGGGGTGAGTGAATTGGCGTGGAAAATCCGCATAACACCTGAGCCTGACCTCTCCAGTGGCGTTCTGACGGAGAAAGAATTAGATCGGGTCCCAACACAACCACGACATCAAAGCCGCCACCTTTCAGTGGTGCTCCGGCGAGGGTGAGTGAGGGTGGCTCGAAGGCATGAGGGATGAGCCTTCTTTCTTGTCTGTGTTTCCGGAATAGTCCtctgttgtttttattttattttatttatgtaGATGTTCATCTAGCTCTTGTGGTTTAAGCACTGATTTAGTTTTATCTAGTTTTGTTTATCTGAGGCTTC
This window harbors:
- the LOC130712653 gene encoding uncharacterized protein LOC130712653, with amino-acid sequence METSHVEVQLVETTGGLMFLWRESSIQVQSVVTDTNFIFLTLKIPNYAHIVLVGNVYGPHTLLERRVFFEALKVHVLSHDGMVFLGGDFNVVMLGSERSSGGVLNAGDVVFQQFVRNRNLTDLHLLNGEAVGLLFGVPDAGPKPFHYFNHWVDENGFNEVVETWWRSAVYQGWSGYVLQQKLKGLRGKIREWRKGKGAWGVEKIVSLENRLQEVMGAMEEQGGRILCLRKRGRFWRLYGKHTCCLLLLLVLFHVVVAVCCLLLLFAGCSVADF